In Aeromicrobium wangtongii, the DNA window GTGCGCATGCGCAGGCGGAAGCCGTGCTTCTTGGCACGACGACGGTTGTTCGGCTGGAAAGTACGCTTGCTCACGATGCAGTCCTTCTGATGTGTGGTGTCTCACG includes these proteins:
- the rpmH gene encoding 50S ribosomal protein L34, which translates into the protein MSKRTFQPNNRRRAKKHGFRLRMRTRAGRAILADRRRKGRAKLSA